A region from the Nocardioides exalbidus genome encodes:
- a CDS encoding Dps family protein has product MTQTATSSATTHTAHPAFQASERLAGHLQQLLVDLTDLHLQGKQAHWNVVGKNFRDMHLVLDEVVDAARAFSDDVAERMRAVYVTPDARAKSVVAQTSLAEFPADEVNTGDCVNLIVAALYAVAGTGRRIHDEVDSEDPTSADLIHTILERIEQLAWMIDAENRIANSSLPRSWSE; this is encoded by the coding sequence ATGACCCAGACCGCCACCTCCAGCGCCACCACCCACACCGCGCACCCCGCCTTCCAGGCCTCCGAGCGCCTCGCCGGCCACCTCCAGCAGCTGCTGGTTGACCTGACCGACCTCCACCTCCAGGGCAAGCAGGCCCACTGGAACGTCGTCGGCAAGAACTTCCGCGACATGCACCTCGTCCTCGACGAGGTCGTCGACGCCGCCCGCGCCTTCTCCGACGACGTCGCCGAGCGGATGCGCGCCGTCTACGTGACCCCCGACGCCCGGGCGAAGTCCGTCGTCGCGCAGACCTCGCTCGCCGAGTTCCCCGCCGACGAGGTCAACACCGGCGACTGCGTCAACCTCATCGTCGCCGCGCTCTACGCCGTCGCCGGCACAGGCCGCCGCATCCACGACGAGGTCGACTCCGAGGACCCGACCTCCGCCGACCTCATCCACACCATCCTCGAGCGCATCGAGCAGCTCGCCTGGATGATCGACGCGGAGAACCGCATCGCCAACAGCAGCCTGCCGCGCTCGTGGAGCGAGTGA
- a CDS encoding beta-1,3-glucanase family protein: protein MRTFRALLGLLVALAIGFTLASPVAPAAAAGPDRLPFNITNNSQRGENVFLYVVGVDLTSGRLGYVSQDGTFTAWSGGTNPPSPAPDVSIQMGGSGSSTTLNVPRGFSGRLYMSFGEKLPFSLTPDGLVQPAPWAPGDASENILFDWSEFTYNDAGLWLNSSQVDMFAVPHAVSVTEANGTYLETGKLKAGGRDAVINGLRDQGGWDGLIRTRGDGIVLRVLAPGKGADSGSFDPDYLAPYIDEAWGAYASKTLTVQPFGDRPDVKFFGTTSGSTMSFTDTTGAQVASFQKPSTSNVWGCDGNLGAPNDQVVGPIARTLCAALHRSTLGRLDTQPSGTAADFYQGDITNHYSRLIHQNMVDGRAYGFAFDDVQAQESLVHSGDPRQAGITLNPF from the coding sequence ATGCGCACCTTCCGCGCGCTCCTCGGCCTGTTGGTCGCCCTCGCGATCGGCTTCACGCTCGCCAGTCCGGTCGCCCCGGCGGCCGCCGCCGGCCCTGACCGGTTGCCGTTCAACATCACCAACAACTCGCAGCGGGGGGAGAACGTCTTCCTCTACGTCGTGGGTGTCGACCTCACGTCCGGTCGCCTCGGCTACGTCAGCCAGGACGGCACGTTCACCGCATGGTCGGGCGGGACCAACCCACCCAGCCCCGCGCCCGACGTGTCCATCCAGATGGGTGGCTCCGGCTCCAGCACGACCCTCAACGTGCCCCGCGGCTTCTCCGGCCGCCTCTACATGTCGTTCGGCGAGAAGCTGCCCTTCTCCCTCACGCCTGACGGCCTCGTGCAGCCCGCACCGTGGGCGCCGGGCGACGCGTCCGAGAACATCCTGTTCGACTGGAGTGAGTTCACCTACAACGACGCCGGTCTCTGGCTCAACAGCTCGCAGGTCGACATGTTCGCCGTGCCGCACGCCGTCTCGGTGACCGAGGCCAACGGCACCTACCTCGAGACCGGCAAGCTCAAGGCCGGCGGCCGCGACGCCGTCATCAACGGCCTGCGCGACCAGGGCGGCTGGGACGGCCTCATCCGCACCCGCGGCGACGGCATCGTCCTGCGCGTGCTCGCCCCCGGCAAGGGCGCGGACTCGGGATCGTTCGACCCCGACTACCTCGCCCCCTACATCGACGAGGCGTGGGGTGCGTACGCCAGCAAGACGCTCACCGTGCAGCCCTTCGGCGACCGGCCGGACGTGAAGTTCTTCGGCACCACCTCGGGCAGCACGATGAGCTTCACCGACACCACCGGTGCCCAGGTCGCGTCGTTCCAGAAGCCCTCGACCAGCAACGTCTGGGGCTGTGACGGCAACCTCGGTGCGCCCAACGACCAGGTCGTCGGCCCCATCGCCCGCACCCTCTGCGCGGCCCTCCACCGCTCGACCCTGGGTCGCCTCGACACCCAGCCCAGCGGCACGGCGGCCGACTTCTACCAAGGCGACATCACCAACCACTACTCCCGCCTGATCCACCAGAACATGGTCGACGGACGCGCGTACGGCTTCGCGTTCGACGACGTCCAGGCCCAGGAGTCCCTGGTCCACAGCGGCGACCCGCGCCAGGCCGGGATCACGCTGAATCCCTTCTGA
- a CDS encoding MOSC domain-containing protein, producing the protein MPAELVVRAAGHSPVKGMRHLAQPRVELDEHGPVGDRRWCVVDVRAGKVLRTVQHTSLISVVARQDDDVLTMELPSGESVAAEPRATGETITCDYWGRAVPLTLTDGPHAAMLGDLLGVDVRLAAAPRGGVVFASPLTILGTASLAALAEELGEPVDSARFRANLVVQTDEPWQEDSWRGAEVRVGSARVRIGGPVPRCAVVDHHPVTGEKDVRLLKALVRSRPTNRAGEPFLGVYADIVRPGFVLGQR; encoded by the coding sequence ATGCCCGCCGAGCTCGTCGTCCGCGCCGCCGGCCACTCGCCGGTCAAGGGCATGCGGCACCTCGCCCAGCCGCGGGTGGAGCTCGACGAGCACGGCCCGGTCGGCGACCGGCGCTGGTGCGTGGTCGACGTACGTGCTGGAAAGGTCCTGCGCACCGTCCAGCACACGTCGCTGATCAGCGTCGTCGCCCGGCAGGACGATGACGTCCTGACCATGGAGCTGCCGTCGGGGGAGTCGGTCGCGGCCGAGCCCCGGGCCACCGGCGAGACGATCACCTGCGACTACTGGGGGAGGGCCGTCCCGCTCACGCTGACCGACGGTCCGCACGCCGCGATGCTCGGCGACCTGCTCGGTGTCGACGTACGACTCGCTGCCGCGCCGCGCGGTGGCGTCGTGTTCGCCTCGCCGCTCACGATCCTCGGCACGGCCTCGCTCGCCGCCCTCGCCGAGGAGCTCGGCGAACCAGTGGATTCGGCCCGGTTCCGGGCGAACCTCGTCGTCCAGACCGACGAGCCCTGGCAGGAGGACTCATGGCGCGGAGCGGAGGTGCGTGTCGGCAGTGCGCGCGTGCGGATCGGTGGGCCGGTCCCACGGTGTGCGGTCGTCGACCACCATCCGGTGACCGGCGAGAAGGACGTCCGGCTGCTCAAGGCGCTGGTCCGGAGCCGCCCCACCAACCGCGCCGGGGAGCCGTTCCTGGGCGTGTACGCCGACATCGTGCGGCCCGGATTCGTGCTGGGACAGCGCTGA
- a CDS encoding PepSY domain-containing protein: MNTLSRRTRLATAAVLAPLALGLVACGGDDDSDDAPVTSASGTAAPSEGAASTTIEGDVETAAQTALGEVDGTVFSVDHDGQGWDVTIVTADGEENDIELNADATEVTRGPVADTDQDADDAAERETLLGASLDYAAAIEAAAGEVQGTVTGVDLSDDNGTAVWEVQLDEDTPNESTVDVDAETGEVLRVELDD, from the coding sequence ATGAACACCCTCAGCCGCCGCACCCGCCTCGCGACCGCCGCCGTGCTGGCCCCGCTCGCCCTCGGACTCGTCGCCTGCGGAGGCGACGACGACTCCGACGACGCACCGGTCACCAGCGCGTCCGGGACCGCGGCGCCCAGCGAGGGTGCTGCGTCCACCACGATCGAGGGTGACGTGGAGACCGCCGCCCAGACGGCCCTCGGCGAGGTCGACGGCACCGTCTTCTCCGTCGACCACGACGGCCAGGGCTGGGACGTCACGATCGTGACCGCCGACGGCGAGGAGAACGACATCGAGCTCAACGCCGACGCCACCGAGGTCACCCGCGGCCCGGTCGCCGACACCGACCAGGACGCCGACGACGCTGCCGAGCGCGAGACGCTCCTCGGTGCCTCGCTCGACTACGCGGCGGCGATCGAGGCCGCGGCGGGCGAGGTCCAGGGGACGGTCACCGGCGTCGACCTGTCCGACGACAACGGCACGGCCGTCTGGGAGGTCCAGCTCGACGAGGACACCCCGAACGAGTCCACGGTCGACGTCGATGCCGAGACCGGCGAGGTGCTGAGGGTCGAGCTCGACGACTGA
- a CDS encoding YbaB/EbfC family nucleoid-associated protein, producing the protein MSETQLQYVPQADGHVSPFGRAVDAMHVSASTAGDALFAEINGWYAVRVGIAPGHAERTSDAEMAAQVTQLARLIFVARTREYYRLMDVHLQPNPVSLRRTRDHLESSVEDKQVTGYAAGGAVEVTSIGMKQFVIQLQPGTCERLGSDGLGAALTTAANEMVAAWLLVLADYKKQLWSR; encoded by the coding sequence ATGAGTGAGACGCAGCTGCAGTACGTCCCGCAGGCCGACGGCCACGTCAGCCCCTTCGGCAGGGCCGTGGACGCGATGCACGTGAGCGCGAGCACGGCCGGTGACGCCCTCTTCGCGGAGATCAACGGGTGGTACGCCGTGCGGGTGGGCATCGCTCCCGGCCACGCGGAGCGCACCTCCGACGCCGAGATGGCCGCGCAGGTCACCCAGCTCGCGCGCCTGATCTTCGTGGCCCGCACACGTGAGTACTACCGACTCATGGACGTGCACCTCCAGCCCAACCCGGTGTCCCTGCGCCGCACGCGCGACCACCTCGAGTCGTCCGTCGAGGACAAGCAGGTGACCGGGTACGCCGCCGGCGGTGCGGTCGAGGTGACCTCGATCGGCATGAAGCAGTTCGTCATCCAGCTCCAGCCGGGCACCTGCGAGCGGCTCGGGAGCGACGGCCTGGGGGCCGCCCTGACCACCGCCGCCAACGAGATGGTCGCCGCCTGGCTGCTGGTGCTCGCCGACTACAAGAAGCAGCTCTGGAGCCGATGA
- a CDS encoding mycothiol transferase — MDVRGLLTEGFGRITELYAGLVEGLDDETLHTRPGGSGNPIGWLLWHLARVQDHHVAGLAGQAQVWERFQERFGLPHGTDDIGYGHTSAQVDALRIEDPALLADYHHEVTLATARYLESVDEDELERVVDEQWDPPVTAGVRLVSIQSDCLQHLGQAAYVKGLLGS, encoded by the coding sequence ATGGACGTCCGTGGACTGCTGACCGAGGGCTTCGGCCGCATCACCGAGCTGTACGCCGGCCTCGTCGAGGGGCTCGACGACGAGACCCTGCACACCCGACCGGGCGGCTCCGGCAACCCGATCGGCTGGCTGCTGTGGCACCTCGCTCGCGTGCAGGACCACCACGTCGCCGGCCTGGCGGGTCAGGCGCAGGTGTGGGAGAGGTTCCAGGAGCGGTTCGGCCTGCCCCACGGCACCGACGACATCGGCTACGGCCACACCAGCGCGCAGGTCGACGCGCTCCGGATCGAGGACCCCGCGCTGCTGGCGGACTACCACCACGAGGTGACGCTCGCGACCGCGCGCTACCTCGAGTCCGTGGACGAGGACGAGCTCGAGCGGGTCGTCGACGAGCAGTGGGACCCGCCGGTCACCGCCGGCGTACGCCTCGTCAGCATCCAGTCCGACTGCCTCCAGCACCTCGGCCAGGCCGCCTACGTGAAGGGTCTGCTCGGCTCCTGA
- a CDS encoding serine hydrolase domain-containing protein produces the protein MSGLEAVLRPHVGSGAIPGLVALVATGDDVEVVALGSQGTSGAPMQRGSIVRGASIAKPLMAAVTMMLVEDGTLDLDAPVSGLLPELADPRVLRTPTSELDDTEPAQRPITARHVLTSTSGHGFATVETPVVPLLVERLGQASMELDKVPAPDEWMRRLADIPLIHQPGDGWTYNASYDLLGVLLARAAGKDLAELMAERLLGPLGMVDSGFFVPMEKRDRFTTLYGSDLSVSDEPDGSFAEPPAFASGAGGIVTTVDDMLAFGRMLLAGGGDLLTPGSVRQMTTDHTTPELREMGGFFLDGQGWGYGGGVDTSVREPWNVVGRYGWVGGTGTSAYVIPSRGSVNVLLTQVELGSPESTAVLEAFWTHAATA, from the coding sequence ATGTCCGGCCTCGAGGCAGTCCTGCGTCCCCACGTCGGGTCAGGCGCGATCCCCGGGCTGGTCGCGCTCGTCGCGACGGGCGACGACGTCGAGGTCGTCGCGCTGGGGAGCCAAGGCACGAGTGGTGCGCCGATGCAGCGCGGATCGATCGTCCGCGGGGCCTCGATCGCGAAGCCGCTCATGGCCGCCGTCACGATGATGCTCGTGGAGGACGGCACGCTCGACCTCGACGCCCCGGTCTCCGGCCTGCTGCCCGAGCTGGCGGACCCACGCGTGCTCCGCACGCCCACCAGCGAGCTCGACGACACCGAGCCCGCGCAGCGACCGATCACGGCCCGCCACGTCCTCACGAGCACGTCGGGGCACGGGTTCGCGACCGTCGAGACCCCGGTCGTGCCGCTCCTCGTCGAGCGGCTCGGGCAGGCCTCGATGGAGCTCGACAAGGTCCCCGCGCCCGACGAGTGGATGCGGCGCCTGGCGGACATCCCGCTGATCCACCAGCCCGGCGACGGCTGGACCTACAACGCCTCCTACGACCTCCTCGGCGTCCTGCTCGCGCGTGCGGCAGGGAAGGACCTCGCCGAGCTCATGGCCGAGCGGCTGCTCGGACCGCTCGGCATGGTCGACTCGGGCTTCTTCGTGCCGATGGAGAAGCGTGACCGCTTCACCACGCTCTACGGCAGCGACCTCAGCGTCAGCGACGAACCGGACGGCTCGTTCGCCGAGCCGCCCGCCTTCGCGTCCGGGGCCGGCGGGATCGTCACGACCGTCGACGACATGCTCGCCTTCGGCCGGATGCTGCTCGCCGGAGGCGGCGACCTGCTGACGCCCGGCTCGGTGCGCCAGATGACAACCGACCACACCACGCCGGAGCTGCGCGAGATGGGTGGCTTCTTCCTCGACGGCCAGGGCTGGGGCTACGGCGGCGGGGTCGACACCTCGGTCCGCGAGCCGTGGAACGTCGTCGGCCGCTACGGCTGGGTCGGCGGCACCGGCACGTCGGCGTACGTCATCCCGAGCCGCGGATCCGTCAACGTGCTCCTCACCCAGGTCGAGCTCGGCAGCCCCGAGTCGACCGCGGTGCTCGAGGCCTTCTGGACCCACGCCGCTACCGCCTGA
- a CDS encoding nucleoside/nucleotide kinase family protein yields the protein MSSPVASLEPLLARADALLARPGRSILGITGPPGAGKTTLTSLVLEHLGPAAGHLPMDGFHLADEQLDRLGRRDRKGAPDTFDVDGYVSALSRFHAFPGQTLFAPGFERDLEQPIAAAIAIPPSARLVLTEGNYLLLPGDGWERVRPLLAEVWYVDVDDDLRVARLIARHERFGKSPAEAREWVMRSDEANARLVAATRDSADVVIGLDA from the coding sequence GTGAGCAGCCCTGTCGCCTCCCTCGAGCCGCTGCTCGCCCGCGCCGACGCCCTGCTCGCCCGCCCCGGTCGCAGCATCCTCGGCATCACCGGGCCGCCGGGTGCGGGAAAGACGACGCTGACCTCGCTCGTGCTGGAGCACCTCGGGCCGGCCGCCGGGCACCTGCCGATGGACGGCTTCCACCTCGCCGACGAGCAGCTCGACCGGCTCGGGCGCCGCGACCGCAAGGGGGCGCCCGACACCTTCGACGTCGACGGCTACGTCTCGGCGCTGTCCCGGTTCCACGCGTTCCCCGGGCAGACACTCTTCGCACCCGGCTTCGAGCGCGACCTCGAGCAGCCGATCGCGGCCGCGATCGCGATCCCGCCGTCGGCGCGGCTGGTGCTGACGGAGGGCAACTACCTGCTGCTGCCCGGCGACGGGTGGGAGCGCGTACGTCCCCTGCTGGCCGAGGTCTGGTACGTCGACGTGGACGACGACCTGCGCGTGGCTCGGTTGATCGCGCGGCACGAGCGGTTCGGCAAGTCTCCCGCCGAGGCGCGCGAGTGGGTGATGCGCAGCGACGAGGCCAACGCGCGGCTCGTCGCCGCGACGCGCGACTCCGCCGACGTGGTGATCGGTCTCGACGCGTGA
- a CDS encoding DEAD/DEAH box helicase has translation MPPLRIHQREALEALARAWDGSERPRAWVVLPPGAGKTRVGLEAIAGRLRADPGSRAVVLAPNTAIQSQWIAEARAMGLDADDDKSLAGALTCLTYQSLAVFDSEASDSEAAVVDRLHPNGVALFDRIRTEPDLTLVLDECHHLLEVWGRLLAELLEAVSGAHVLALTATPPESLTGEQRDLVDELFGSIRYRVSVPAVVKEGHLAPFDELVWLTTPTPTEEDWLTSEALRFTELTTLLTTPGFGSIGFYEWLTARYDDPVPATTTWAAFAEREPDLCDAALRMHHAGLLALPVGARLREEHRHPPSAEDWVGLLGDWLLHHVAVSSEARDAEVLATVKAALPSVGYVWTRRGVRRGRSTVDRVLARSYAKPGAAVEIIAAEHAAIGVRTRVLVLCDHERASATVPVTLDGVQDAEAGSAVASLEALLSSPDTAVLQPMLVTGSVVAASASTLRELVEFVATRDPELAARLVVDAGAGPVATCTAGWTSRTWVGHVTAFFEAGGTQVLVGTRGLLGEGWNARGVSTLIDLTTATTLTAVVQTRGRALRTDPTWPEKVATNWTVVCVSEAHPKGDNDWFRLVRKHQGFHGVDADGDIVDGVAHIDASFSPFAPPPVASFDGYNARMLVAAADRDAIRDLWAVGEPYEDITLASLRVRRATSPVAVHPGEVVTLVPAGPTWRLTADGLATDAEVPDTSWRTPLSLAAGTAGAGGAAAALPGVGTLVGAGVLAVLTAGGALVARHRNADVLTQWVHAQLALTSGTPPLEAVAAAVADALVAAGLTGVGAPALAADVHPGGEYRFRLVGSEADAEVFATAFDEAIAPVGAPRYLVSRWTSARLHAPGRRIRTRAGARRALAAAGATGEVWHPVPTVLGRNATSAGHYLETWRTWVGEGRLLATARPEGAGIMAAVSGEDPFAATTVMRRQWS, from the coding sequence GTGCCGCCACTGCGCATCCACCAGCGCGAGGCACTCGAGGCACTCGCGCGGGCGTGGGACGGCTCCGAGCGCCCACGGGCGTGGGTCGTCCTGCCGCCGGGCGCGGGCAAGACGCGCGTCGGCCTCGAGGCGATCGCCGGCCGGCTCCGGGCCGACCCGGGCTCGAGGGCCGTCGTGCTCGCCCCCAACACCGCCATCCAGTCCCAGTGGATCGCGGAGGCGCGTGCCATGGGGCTCGACGCCGACGACGACAAGTCCCTGGCCGGCGCCCTGACCTGCCTGACGTACCAGTCCCTCGCGGTCTTCGACTCCGAGGCCAGCGACTCCGAGGCCGCGGTCGTCGACCGGCTCCACCCCAACGGCGTGGCGCTCTTCGACCGGATCCGCACCGAGCCCGACCTGACACTGGTGCTCGACGAGTGCCACCACCTGCTCGAGGTGTGGGGCCGCCTGCTCGCCGAGCTGCTCGAGGCCGTGTCGGGCGCCCACGTCCTGGCCCTCACCGCCACGCCGCCCGAGAGCCTGACGGGCGAGCAGCGCGACCTCGTCGACGAGCTGTTCGGGAGCATCCGCTACCGCGTGTCCGTGCCGGCGGTCGTCAAGGAGGGCCACCTCGCGCCGTTCGACGAGCTCGTCTGGCTGACCACGCCCACCCCGACCGAGGAGGACTGGCTCACCAGCGAGGCGCTCCGCTTCACTGAGCTCACCACCCTGCTCACCACCCCGGGCTTCGGGTCGATCGGGTTCTACGAGTGGCTCACGGCGCGGTACGACGACCCGGTGCCCGCCACGACCACGTGGGCCGCGTTCGCCGAGCGGGAGCCGGACCTCTGCGACGCCGCGCTGCGCATGCACCACGCGGGGCTGCTGGCGCTGCCCGTCGGTGCACGGCTCCGCGAGGAGCACCGCCACCCACCCTCCGCCGAGGACTGGGTCGGCCTGCTCGGCGACTGGCTCCTGCACCACGTCGCCGTCTCCTCCGAGGCTCGCGACGCAGAAGTGCTGGCGACCGTGAAGGCGGCGCTGCCGTCGGTCGGCTACGTGTGGACCCGACGCGGCGTGCGTCGTGGACGGTCCACCGTCGACCGGGTGCTGGCCCGGTCCTACGCCAAGCCGGGCGCGGCGGTCGAGATCATCGCCGCCGAGCACGCGGCCATCGGCGTACGGACCCGGGTGCTGGTGCTGTGCGACCACGAGCGCGCGTCGGCGACGGTGCCGGTCACGCTCGACGGGGTCCAGGACGCGGAGGCCGGCTCGGCGGTCGCCTCTCTGGAGGCGCTGCTCTCGTCGCCCGACACCGCCGTGCTCCAGCCGATGCTGGTGACCGGGTCGGTCGTCGCGGCGTCCGCGTCGACGTTGCGCGAGCTCGTCGAGTTCGTCGCGACCCGCGACCCCGAGCTGGCCGCCCGGCTCGTCGTCGACGCAGGTGCGGGTCCGGTGGCGACGTGCACGGCCGGGTGGACCTCGCGGACCTGGGTCGGCCACGTCACGGCCTTCTTCGAGGCGGGCGGGACGCAGGTCCTGGTCGGCACCCGTGGCCTCCTCGGCGAGGGGTGGAACGCCCGCGGCGTCTCCACCCTCATCGACCTCACGACCGCCACGACCCTGACGGCCGTCGTCCAGACGCGGGGCAGGGCGCTGCGCACCGACCCGACCTGGCCCGAGAAGGTCGCCACCAACTGGACGGTCGTGTGCGTGTCGGAGGCACACCCGAAGGGCGACAACGACTGGTTCCGGCTGGTCCGCAAGCACCAGGGGTTCCACGGCGTGGACGCCGATGGCGACATCGTCGACGGAGTCGCCCACATCGACGCGTCCTTCTCTCCCTTCGCGCCGCCGCCCGTCGCCTCGTTCGACGGCTACAACGCGCGGATGCTGGTCGCGGCCGCCGACCGCGACGCCATCCGCGACCTCTGGGCGGTCGGCGAGCCCTACGAGGACATCACGCTGGCGTCCCTGCGCGTCCGACGCGCCACCTCTCCTGTCGCCGTGCACCCGGGCGAGGTCGTCACCCTGGTCCCGGCTGGGCCGACGTGGCGGCTGACAGCGGACGGCCTGGCGACCGACGCCGAGGTCCCGGACACCAGCTGGCGTACGCCGCTCTCCCTCGCCGCCGGCACGGCCGGGGCCGGCGGTGCGGCTGCCGCGCTCCCGGGCGTGGGGACGCTGGTGGGCGCCGGTGTGCTCGCCGTCCTGACCGCCGGCGGGGCTCTTGTCGCCCGTCATCGCAACGCGGACGTCCTCACCCAGTGGGTGCACGCACAGCTCGCCCTCACGTCTGGCACTCCCCCGCTCGAGGCGGTTGCCGCCGCCGTCGCGGACGCCCTCGTCGCTGCTGGCCTCACCGGTGTGGGCGCGCCCGCCCTCGCCGCGGACGTCCACCCGGGCGGGGAGTACCGCTTCCGCCTCGTCGGCTCCGAGGCCGACGCCGAGGTCTTCGCGACGGCCTTCGACGAGGCCATCGCCCCTGTCGGTGCACCTCGCTACCTGGTGTCGCGCTGGACCTCGGCCCGGCTGCACGCCCCCGGCCGGCGGATCCGCACCCGCGCCGGCGCTCGCAGGGCGTTGGCCGCGGCCGGCGCCACCGGGGAGGTCTGGCACCCAGTGCCGACCGTGCTCGGACGGAATGCCACCAGCGCCGGTCACTACCTCGAGACCTGGCGCACCTGGGTCGGCGAGGGCCGGCTCCTGGCGACGGCTCGGCCCGAGGGGGCCGGCATCATGGCCGCGGTGTCCGGCGAGGACCCGTTCGCCGCGACCACGGTCATGCGTCGGCAGTGGTCCTGA
- a CDS encoding PIN domain-containing protein, which yields MSGVSLDAGALIAIERGDANVRALLREAVRRGLEVHVVPEVVAQVWRGGPRQARLAALLTARGVETPAYDVHAAREVGRLCGASATSDVVDAHVVWHARLHGHLVVTSDAGDLLAIDPDLRVVGV from the coding sequence ATGAGCGGAGTCAGCCTCGACGCGGGCGCTCTCATCGCGATCGAGCGGGGTGACGCGAACGTTCGCGCTTTGCTGCGAGAGGCGGTGCGACGCGGACTGGAGGTTCACGTCGTCCCTGAGGTCGTCGCTCAGGTCTGGCGCGGCGGTCCGCGACAGGCGCGACTTGCTGCGCTGCTCACGGCGCGCGGGGTCGAGACGCCGGCGTACGACGTCCACGCTGCGCGCGAAGTGGGCCGGCTCTGCGGAGCCTCGGCCACTTCGGACGTCGTCGACGCGCACGTCGTGTGGCACGCCCGCCTTCACGGACATCTCGTCGTGACGTCCGACGCAGGCGACCTGCTGGCGATCGACCCTGACCTGCGAGTCGTCGGGGTGTGA
- a CDS encoding endonuclease/exonuclease/phosphatase family protein, translated as MICGQPRHHTDTARHVDKTEHAVDELLVRLRAAASLVWGGDWNHALIGREHAGSLGGRAAIQSVLAELELDVPTADLPHVIDGLVSIDHIAVPHGWSAVATRIEASYDGKRLSDHDAYVVASA; from the coding sequence ATGATCTGTGGACAACCGCGACATCACACCGACACAGCGCGTCACGTCGACAAGACGGAGCACGCTGTCGACGAGCTGCTGGTCCGGCTGCGCGCAGCGGCCTCGCTCGTCTGGGGCGGCGACTGGAACCACGCACTGATCGGACGGGAGCACGCCGGCTCGCTCGGCGGTCGCGCGGCCATCCAGTCAGTCTTGGCCGAGCTCGAGCTCGACGTCCCGACCGCCGACCTGCCGCACGTGATCGACGGCCTGGTCAGCATCGACCACATCGCCGTGCCGCATGGTTGGAGTGCGGTCGCCACGCGGATCGAGGCGTCGTACGACGGCAAGCGGCTCTCGGACCACGACGCCTACGTGGTCGCCTCGGCTTGA
- a CDS encoding MFS transporter, whose translation MNRSVLAYLTSYGISFLGNSVAVVVLPLVVLQTTGSALDAGLVAAATALPAFVAGLFMGSVVDRYDRRWVSVLTDVISGAAVAALPITALFTDLGLGWFVLFGILGSFGDVPGLTAREALLLPVARRSSWTVDRLVGLREGTAAITMIVGPAIAAGLVTALDGTEALWVTAGMSLLAALITLVLPGDVGVIGASPAGSSPRAVLAHLAEGWSLLFLCSPFLLTVTVLTLVLASCLAAVQGLLLPVHFTITGDEGRLGLVLSSLAVGMLVGAGVYAAVGTRLSRRVWLVVGLLGSAAGLLVIGSLPAVWLVFGGAAIVGTFGGMVSTVLGVLMTERIPEQLRGRVTGTQNALLTVAPSLGILATAVLVDQVSLEAAGLAIGGLWAVVAVAALFLPSLRDLSSSESSQSPELVA comes from the coding sequence ATGAACCGCTCGGTGCTCGCCTACCTCACGTCCTACGGGATCTCCTTCCTCGGCAACTCGGTCGCGGTCGTCGTCCTGCCGCTCGTCGTGCTGCAGACCACCGGAAGCGCGCTCGACGCCGGGCTCGTCGCCGCCGCCACTGCGCTCCCGGCGTTCGTGGCCGGGTTGTTCATGGGCAGCGTGGTGGACCGGTACGACCGACGCTGGGTGTCCGTGCTGACCGACGTCATCTCGGGCGCGGCCGTCGCAGCGCTGCCGATCACCGCGCTGTTCACCGACCTCGGACTCGGCTGGTTCGTGCTGTTCGGCATCCTCGGGTCGTTCGGCGACGTACCCGGACTGACCGCTCGCGAGGCGCTCCTCCTGCCCGTCGCGCGGCGCAGCTCGTGGACCGTGGACCGGCTGGTCGGGCTCCGCGAGGGCACCGCCGCGATCACGATGATCGTCGGCCCGGCGATCGCGGCAGGCCTGGTCACCGCGCTGGACGGGACGGAGGCACTCTGGGTGACCGCCGGCATGTCCCTGCTGGCTGCGCTCATCACCCTCGTCCTGCCTGGCGACGTCGGGGTCATCGGGGCGTCGCCTGCCGGGTCGTCGCCGCGCGCCGTGCTGGCCCACTTGGCCGAGGGCTGGTCGCTGCTCTTCCTGTGCAGCCCCTTCCTGTTGACCGTCACGGTGCTCACGCTGGTCCTCGCGTCCTGCCTCGCGGCCGTGCAGGGCCTCCTGCTCCCGGTGCACTTCACGATCACGGGCGACGAGGGGCGGCTCGGCCTCGTCCTCAGCTCGCTGGCCGTCGGCATGCTGGTCGGGGCGGGCGTGTACGCCGCTGTCGGCACGCGGCTGTCGCGACGGGTCTGGCTGGTCGTCGGCCTGCTCGGCTCCGCGGCCGGGCTGCTCGTGATCGGCTCCCTGCCGGCGGTGTGGCTGGTCTTCGGCGGAGCCGCGATCGTCGGTACGTTCGGGGGCATGGTGAGCACCGTGCTCGGCGTCCTCATGACCGAGCGCATCCCCGAGCAGCTGCGGGGTCGGGTGACCGGCACCCAGAACGCCCTGCTCACCGTGGCGCCGTCCCTCGGCATCCTCGCGACCGCCGTGCTCGTCGACCAGGTCTCGCTCGAGGCGGCCGGCCTCGCGATCGGCGGGCTGTGGGCCGTCGTGGCCGTCGCCGCCCTGTTCCTCCCTTCGCTGCGCGACCTCTCCTCATCGGAGTCTTCGCAGTCCCCGGAGCTCGTGGCATGA